Sequence from the Kribbella aluminosa genome:
GAGCTTGGGCATGGCGCTCCCTCTTCGGTCTTGAAGTAGGTGGGCCTTGCCCTTTCGGCTTGTTGTGCCGTTGCGCCCTACGACCGGGTTTGAACCCGCGCCTGCGACGTCGAGATTATCACAGCGAATTGGCCCTCGGCCGCGTGAGCGCCATCCCTGTTCAGGAACCAACGATGCGCAAGCAACTGATCCAGAAGCTGATGCGCGGGCGGGTTGGTACCGGCTAAGCGGTTGCGACCTGGACGGCGTTGAGGATGCTCGACAGGCTCGCCGGGTGGGCCAGCTTCAGGTTCGCGAGCTCACCGGGCCGGAACCAGCGAAGATCGTCGTGCTCCTCGGGTGCGGCGTTGACAGGTTCTCCGGCCCAGCGCGTGACGAGGAACGCGTGCATGTCGAGGCTCGGGTCGCTGATCGTCATCGGGATGGGTACCGGATCGTGGACCTGGACCCCGAGTTCTTCGAGGCATTCCCGACTGACAGCTTGGTGAGGCAACTCGCCCGCCTCGACATGCCCGCCGGCGAGGTCCCAGCAGTCGGGATACCACCGGCGCGATGGGTGGCGATGCACCAGGAGCACGAGACCATCGCGCACAAGTGCAGCAACTGAGATCCGAGTCGGGGCAACCATGGCGGCACTCTAGACGCGAAAGCACCTTGCATGCCGCGTGCCGTACGCGTGCCGCCGCCTACTGTCCGGCCAGCTTGGCCACGACTGGCGCGAGTGTGTCGGCGAAGTCGGCGCCGATGACGAAATACGAGAAGCCGATCTCTTCGCGTCGGCGTTGGATTTCTTCGGCGGCTGCCGCGGGGTCACTCGGAAGTATGACGAGCGAGTCGGCCGCGCGGAGCGCCGCGGTGTCGAGGTTGGGCGGCGCCATGAACGGCGCGACACCGTCACCGACCGCGGCGACGTGCTGAACGAGTTCGACATCCCGGCGGCCGGCAAAGTCGCGTACCCGCTTCGTGGTTTCGACCCGATCGTCTTCCGGTGGGAGTACGAACGTGACGGCGTCAGCGACTTCGAGGGCGAGCGCCTGCGACTTCGGTCCGCTCACCGCCATGACAACCGGCGTGTGCAGATCGGGGCCGTCAAACGTACGCAGGGCGGCCACGGTATCGCGCATTCTGGTACGCCGCTCAGCCGGCGAGACGGCAGGCAGCCCCAGCTCGACTTCGATCCCGGGTCGGCCGGCGCCGATGCCCATCTCGAAGCGGCCTTCCGTAAGTACTGAGAGTGAGTGAGCTTCCCATGCTGTGCTCCATGGCTCGCGCAGCGCGGCCGCATAGACCCACGAGCCGATCCGCAGGTCGGCGATCGCCGCCGCGGTTGCCAGCGTGGGGCCAAGTGCCGGTTGCCACGTAGGAACATCGGGCATCAGCAACGTTGAGTAACCACTGTCGGCGATACTGCGCACGCGGTCTCGCCACGTCGGCAGGTCAGACGTGAGCGGGGCAACGACCCCGAAGCGGAACGGCCTGGTCGCTCGGCTGGCCTGGTCGGGCATGATTGTTCTCCTTGAGTCTGGGGGAGTGCTCGGTCCGGTTGCCCTGTCTACGATCCGGCCATCCGGAATCCGACACCGCCGCACCAGAACTTTGACAGGTCGGCGGCATCGTCACC
This genomic interval carries:
- a CDS encoding NUDIX domain-containing protein: MVAPTRISVAALVRDGLVLLVHRHPSRRWYPDCWDLAGGHVEAGELPHQAVSRECLEELGVQVHDPVPIPMTISDPSLDMHAFLVTRWAGEPVNAAPEEHDDLRWFRPGELANLKLAHPASLSSILNAVQVATA
- a CDS encoding LLM class flavin-dependent oxidoreductase — its product is MPDQASRATRPFRFGVVAPLTSDLPTWRDRVRSIADSGYSTLLMPDVPTWQPALGPTLATAAAIADLRIGSWVYAAALREPWSTAWEAHSLSVLTEGRFEMGIGAGRPGIEVELGLPAVSPAERRTRMRDTVAALRTFDGPDLHTPVVMAVSGPKSQALALEVADAVTFVLPPEDDRVETTKRVRDFAGRRDVELVQHVAAVGDGVAPFMAPPNLDTAALRAADSLVILPSDPAAAAEEIQRRREEIGFSYFVIGADFADTLAPVVAKLAGQ